A DNA window from Undibacterium sp. YM2 contains the following coding sequences:
- a CDS encoding M48 family metallopeptidase, whose amino-acid sequence MKTDHQRKPQKTNLTRRAGLVVALWVGFWVLALGLLIALAWVPITQINHRSSLQFSGVIAGIAALTLAYSLRPRSKEKKSGNTVKPLSRQTAEPLYALVERIAKELKVEAPVNIHLIGVASAFISGKKNWRGKVKELEVGLGLPLLGTLSEAELGSVIAHEFGHFVAGDLSLGPWVYRTRTSIAYTVTDLDDSMFFLDVLFRFYGKWFLKLSAAVSREQEFAADALAAKKFGPVATRSALEKVHLISPMWSSYLDYELGPALNRGVRMPIFEGFRRFCKPGVKRADIQTAINYAESHTTTEFDTHPSLEERVAAVVPGAKPSFPPLSQCLHLLGGEAETENAWYAMFEKENLQHCDWDRYATEVLQEQNKQRFAGSWMDPQALPLNELVKMATDPNSLWDRLRPEGVSFLSPLGKRLYVLEIMESWIAACLTHYGYKASLLPGQALTMTRADTRLMPSELLQAALQSKLTVAYLNGLQKEATQPA is encoded by the coding sequence ATGAAAACAGATCATCAACGCAAACCACAAAAAACCAATCTGACGCGCCGCGCCGGACTGGTTGTCGCCCTCTGGGTTGGCTTTTGGGTACTCGCCCTTGGGCTGTTAATTGCATTGGCCTGGGTGCCGATTACCCAGATCAATCACCGCTCTTCTTTGCAATTTTCTGGTGTCATTGCGGGTATTGCGGCATTGACACTGGCGTATTCCTTGCGACCACGCAGCAAGGAGAAAAAGAGCGGCAATACCGTTAAACCTTTATCACGCCAAACCGCTGAACCCTTGTATGCGCTGGTAGAGCGCATCGCCAAGGAACTCAAGGTAGAAGCACCAGTCAATATTCACCTGATAGGCGTGGCATCTGCCTTCATCAGCGGCAAAAAGAACTGGCGGGGAAAGGTGAAAGAGCTTGAAGTTGGCCTGGGCCTGCCATTGCTGGGCACCCTATCTGAGGCAGAGCTGGGTTCAGTCATCGCCCATGAATTTGGTCACTTTGTTGCAGGCGACCTGTCACTCGGCCCCTGGGTATACCGCACCCGCACGTCTATCGCTTATACAGTCACAGATCTCGATGACTCCATGTTTTTTCTGGATGTCCTGTTCCGGTTTTATGGCAAATGGTTCTTGAAATTATCTGCCGCTGTATCACGCGAACAGGAATTTGCCGCAGATGCATTGGCTGCCAAAAAATTTGGCCCGGTCGCCACCCGCAGTGCACTGGAAAAAGTACATTTGATTTCACCGATGTGGTCAAGTTATCTCGATTATGAACTTGGCCCCGCCTTGAATCGTGGCGTGCGCATGCCTATCTTTGAAGGTTTCCGCCGTTTCTGCAAACCCGGCGTAAAGCGGGCCGATATTCAAACTGCGATCAATTATGCAGAATCACACACGACCACGGAATTTGATACCCATCCCAGCCTCGAAGAAAGGGTGGCGGCAGTTGTTCCCGGTGCCAAACCCAGCTTCCCTCCCCTGTCTCAGTGCCTGCATTTACTGGGTGGGGAAGCAGAAACAGAGAATGCATGGTATGCCATGTTTGAAAAAGAAAACCTGCAGCATTGTGACTGGGACAGATATGCTACCGAAGTCTTGCAGGAGCAGAATAAACAGCGATTTGCCGGTAGCTGGATGGACCCGCAAGCCCTGCCCCTGAATGAACTGGTCAAGATGGCGACTGATCCAAACAGCTTATGGGACAGGCTCAGGCCAGAAGGCGTCAGCTTCCTGTCGCCGTTGGGCAAGCGTCTTTATGTACTCGAAATCATGGAGTCCTGGATTGCCGCGTGCCTGACACATTATGGCTATAAAGCCAGCCTGCTGCCTGGCCAGGCACTGACCATGACACGGGCTGACACCAGGCTCATGCCATCAGAATTATTGCAGGCCGCGCTACAATCAAAACTCACTGTCGCTTATCTGAATGGCTTGCAAAAAGAGGCGACACAACCCGCCTAG
- a CDS encoding transporter substrate-binding domain-containing protein, translated as MKISTKKTISTLLAGVILASASLSATAADLLDTVKSRGTLKIALEGTYPPFNFKDTKTNELAGFDVDVAKLLAAKLGVKPEFVTSEWSGILAGLSAGKFDVIVNQVGITAKRQETFDFSDPYTVSSAQLIVKKDEKREFKSLEDLKGKKLGVGQGSNYEERAKAVAGVEVKSYPGAPEYLQDLAAGRVDAALNDSLMVAYLVKTSNLPIKAGAPIGEIAKNGIPFQKANPKFAAALNAALADIIKDGSFAKVSNKWFGKDVSKAPAAQ; from the coding sequence ATGAAAATTTCTACAAAAAAAACAATCTCCACTTTGCTGGCTGGCGTTATTTTGGCCAGTGCTTCTTTGTCGGCAACTGCTGCTGATTTGCTCGATACCGTTAAATCACGCGGCACCTTGAAAATCGCATTGGAAGGTACTTACCCTCCATTCAATTTTAAAGATACCAAAACCAATGAACTGGCTGGCTTTGACGTTGATGTTGCCAAATTACTGGCGGCTAAACTGGGTGTCAAACCAGAATTCGTGACTTCTGAATGGAGCGGCATACTCGCAGGCTTGTCCGCTGGTAAATTTGATGTCATCGTCAATCAGGTCGGCATTACTGCCAAGCGTCAGGAGACTTTTGATTTCTCTGACCCATACACTGTCTCCAGTGCCCAGCTTATCGTCAAAAAAGATGAGAAACGCGAGTTCAAGAGCCTGGAAGACCTGAAAGGCAAAAAACTGGGTGTAGGGCAGGGTAGTAATTATGAAGAACGTGCCAAGGCTGTTGCAGGCGTTGAAGTTAAAAGTTATCCAGGTGCACCAGAGTACCTTCAAGACTTGGCTGCTGGCCGTGTTGATGCCGCGTTGAATGACAGCCTGATGGTTGCCTACCTCGTCAAAACCAGCAATCTGCCTATCAAGGCTGGCGCACCTATCGGTGAAATTGCAAAAAATGGTATTCCCTTCCAAAAAGCCAACCCCAAGTTTGCGGCTGCTTTGAATGCTGCCCTGGCTGACATTATCAAAGACGGCAGCTTTGCCAAAGTATCCAATAAATGGTTTGGCAAGGATGTCAGCAAGGCACCTGCTGCACAATAA
- a CDS encoding lipopolysaccharide assembly protein LapB, whose translation MSISDPANLFQRVPELRTFSDDPKISRAIESGDTFKVYRSLVLARLFRRLPQHKEVLKELTSERRLFAKPLKGTPSLGTINSVGFSFVGESERDTDGSHIALHAFVILFGIPLVPMGSYVVRSTGDRQWQIYARAPLGIMGWLYTRGLALAMVIMVLTGAAASYQEASTQNLTILNGFDIPVKVKIGEQALVVAAQGRATMTLPVGQLKGEASSDKTGIIDTYDQTLASTDRYNVWNIAGAAPLVENTIIYSKVKPASPEQAGSQTVYCGKRLLEFAGVEYLFTEPPQTKSMSKHQSSVSARQLTIVNQADTPAVMSCLNYAFGHGQEKDMLPALEAYAAIKGWDTRTTDIALFVANGISRAEALRLSRKVLKIHPDNVLLERSVQDLRDDIGEHDVMLKEYAQRASQAADSSSEQYLYASLLSGNEGLQAMKNLAQKFPRDANILRSLTWRKFVHGDSRGAAQDLQQLHKLSPENASYLLDTEIRLLLTQQRPADALKLLDAAINNSKGLERAMLAVEFNEIARQQGIGDPEKYLRSMPDDENDNILDIYRAKAGLPPNKTEHRDLPMVKLALSLRSSPEQTLDLVKHINTIQVRQHLGADQLALLYGEACRVNDKTTKDKLQQMMHMRKADLSAFEQYVRGEQVNLDEMDFETDVLAAAYFIRSRNPQLSAQERQNLRKLAAKTDVLQGIVTTAIKQWQS comes from the coding sequence ATGTCCATATCTGATCCAGCCAATTTATTCCAGCGCGTGCCAGAGTTACGCACTTTCAGCGATGACCCAAAAATCAGCCGGGCCATAGAATCTGGAGATACGTTCAAGGTCTATCGTTCCCTGGTGCTGGCACGCCTGTTCCGTCGCCTTCCACAGCATAAGGAAGTACTCAAGGAGCTGACCAGTGAACGCCGTCTGTTTGCCAAGCCACTGAAAGGAACGCCTTCGCTAGGAACAATCAACTCGGTAGGCTTCAGTTTTGTCGGTGAATCGGAGCGGGATACTGACGGCAGCCATATTGCCCTGCATGCTTTTGTCATCCTGTTTGGCATACCACTCGTTCCCATGGGATCTTACGTAGTGCGCAGCACTGGCGACAGGCAATGGCAAATTTATGCCCGTGCGCCCTTGGGCATCATGGGCTGGTTATATACACGTGGCCTGGCGCTGGCCATGGTCATCATGGTCCTGACCGGTGCAGCGGCAAGTTATCAGGAAGCGAGCACCCAGAACCTGACCATACTGAATGGTTTTGACATACCCGTCAAAGTGAAGATAGGGGAACAGGCACTGGTCGTGGCAGCACAAGGACGTGCAACCATGACCTTGCCAGTAGGTCAATTAAAAGGCGAAGCCAGCAGCGACAAGACTGGCATCATCGACACCTATGATCAGACGCTGGCAAGCACTGACCGCTATAACGTATGGAATATCGCCGGGGCTGCCCCGCTGGTGGAAAACACCATCATTTATAGCAAAGTCAAACCAGCCTCTCCAGAGCAAGCTGGCAGCCAGACCGTGTATTGCGGCAAGCGCCTGCTGGAATTTGCCGGCGTCGAGTACCTGTTCACAGAACCGCCGCAAACCAAGAGCATGAGCAAGCACCAAAGCAGTGTCAGCGCCAGGCAATTGACTATCGTCAACCAGGCCGACACACCCGCTGTGATGTCCTGCCTGAATTATGCATTTGGCCATGGCCAGGAAAAAGACATGCTACCCGCGCTGGAAGCCTATGCCGCCATCAAGGGCTGGGATACGCGCACTACTGACATTGCCCTGTTTGTCGCCAATGGCATCTCGCGTGCAGAAGCGCTGCGCCTGAGCCGCAAGGTCTTGAAAATACACCCGGACAATGTATTGCTGGAGCGCAGTGTCCAGGATTTGCGTGATGATATCGGTGAGCATGATGTCATGCTCAAGGAATATGCCCAACGTGCCAGTCAGGCTGCTGACTCTTCGTCAGAGCAATACTTGTATGCCTCACTATTGAGCGGCAACGAAGGCTTGCAGGCAATGAAGAACCTGGCACAAAAATTCCCACGAGACGCCAATATCCTGCGCAGCCTGACCTGGCGTAAATTTGTTCACGGTGACAGTCGCGGTGCCGCCCAGGATTTGCAGCAACTGCATAAGCTGTCGCCAGAAAATGCCAGCTATTTATTGGATACAGAAATCAGGCTGCTGCTGACGCAACAGCGTCCCGCTGATGCCCTGAAATTACTGGATGCGGCAATCAATAACAGCAAGGGTCTGGAAAGAGCCATGCTCGCCGTCGAATTCAATGAAATCGCCCGGCAACAGGGAATTGGTGATCCCGAAAAGTATTTGCGCAGCATGCCGGACGACGAGAATGACAATATCCTGGATATTTATCGCGCCAAAGCTGGCCTGCCACCGAACAAGACAGAGCATCGTGACCTGCCCATGGTCAAGCTTGCACTAAGCTTGCGCAGTTCACCAGAGCAAACACTGGATTTGGTAAAACATATCAACACGATACAGGTACGCCAGCATCTGGGAGCTGATCAACTGGCGCTGCTATATGGCGAAGCCTGCCGCGTCAATGACAAAACCACCAAAGACAAGTTGCAGCAGATGATGCACATGCGCAAAGCCGATTTGTCTGCATTTGAGCAATATGTGCGAGGCGAACAGGTCAATCTGGATGAGATGGATTTTGAAACTGATGTACTGGCAGCGGCTTATTTTATTCGCTCACGTAATCCGCAACTGTCAGCGCAGGAACGGCAAAATTTGAGGAAACTGGCAGCAAAAACAGATGTGCTGCAAGGCATAGTCACGACCGCAATCAAGCAATGGCAAAGCTGA
- a CDS encoding amino acid ABC transporter permease produces the protein MEIFELLQMAAPVMLKGVAYTLLFAIGAMVGGLILGFLLAVARILPSKLISTPAAVYVSLIRGTPLLVQIFVIYYGLPGIGIEFSATSAGILALSLNAGAYLSESIRGAIVGVSRGQWSASSSLGLNYGQTLRYIVVPQAMRVAVPSMSNTLISLIKDTSLVSVITVTELMLATKEVIATSFRPLPLYIAAACIYWALSLCFEVVQRRLEKRLQKAHQV, from the coding sequence ATGGAAATTTTCGAATTGCTGCAAATGGCCGCACCGGTCATGTTGAAGGGGGTTGCCTATACCCTGTTGTTTGCCATCGGTGCCATGGTAGGTGGTTTGATACTGGGTTTCTTGCTGGCGGTTGCGCGCATATTGCCAAGCAAATTGATCAGTACGCCCGCTGCTGTCTATGTCAGCCTGATACGCGGCACACCCTTGCTGGTACAGATTTTCGTCATCTATTACGGCTTGCCTGGCATAGGCATAGAATTTTCAGCGACATCGGCAGGCATACTGGCCTTGAGTCTGAACGCCGGTGCCTATCTGTCAGAAAGCATACGCGGTGCAATAGTTGGTGTCAGCCGCGGTCAGTGGTCTGCCAGCTCCAGCCTGGGCTTGAATTATGGGCAGACCCTGCGTTATATCGTCGTGCCACAAGCCATGCGTGTGGCAGTGCCGTCCATGAGCAATACCCTCATCAGCCTGATCAAGGATACTTCTCTGGTATCGGTCATTACCGTGACAGAGCTGATGCTGGCGACCAAGGAAGTCATCGCCACCAGCTTTCGCCCCTTGCCACTGTATATCGCAGCCGCTTGCATCTATTGGGCGCTGAGCCTGTGTTTTGAAGTCGTACAAAGACGCCTGGAAAAACGTCTGCAAAAAGCCCATCAGGTTTGA
- a CDS encoding YoaK family protein, whose amino-acid sequence MPINYLAKLTSPKRTPRANMHLGVSLACVAGALNAGGFLAVGQYTSHMTGMLSSAADDLVLGKVLPALAALFMLIAFAWGAACTAIMVNYAKRNHFRYIYTPVLLLEAVLLLIFGLVGTELQEHAVITVSFTTVLLCYVMGLQNALITKISQAEIRTTHVTGLVTDIGIELGKMIYWNRNQDEIHHDNEVGANLQKLRLHGLLVASFFLGALTGAYGFKHFGFISTLPIATALVVLSLAPRFRKA is encoded by the coding sequence ATGCCCATCAATTATCTCGCCAAGCTGACCTCACCCAAGCGCACTCCCCGGGCTAACATGCACCTGGGAGTTAGCCTGGCATGTGTGGCCGGAGCCTTGAATGCGGGTGGCTTTCTGGCAGTAGGACAATATACTTCCCACATGACGGGCATGTTGTCTTCTGCCGCCGATGACCTGGTGCTCGGCAAGGTATTACCTGCCCTGGCCGCCTTATTCATGCTAATTGCCTTTGCCTGGGGTGCGGCCTGCACCGCTATCATGGTGAATTACGCCAAACGCAACCACTTTCGCTATATCTATACCCCCGTCTTGTTGCTGGAGGCTGTGTTGCTCCTGATATTTGGCCTGGTTGGTACTGAATTGCAGGAGCACGCCGTGATTACCGTCTCGTTCACCACTGTCCTGCTTTGTTATGTGATGGGCCTGCAAAATGCGCTGATCACCAAAATCTCACAAGCCGAGATACGCACTACCCATGTCACCGGTCTGGTCACTGATATAGGTATAGAACTGGGCAAGATGATTTACTGGAACAGGAATCAAGACGAAATCCATCATGACAATGAAGTGGGAGCCAATTTGCAAAAGCTGCGTTTGCACGGCTTGCTTGTAGCTTCGTTTTTCTTGGGTGCTTTGACCGGTGCCTATGGATTCAAGCATTTTGGTTTTATTTCTACCCTGCCTATCGCGACTGCGCTGGTGGTTTTGTCGTTGGCACCACGCTTCAGGAAAGCCTGA
- a CDS encoding TonB-dependent receptor, translated as MRNNLTPVASAVAVLIMSVAMQAQAQEAAKPAAPQEVVVTGIRASLQQSLNQKRNADNFVEVITAEDIGKMPDKNVADSLQRVPGVSVAAAGGGEGSFGENDRVALRGTPFGLTLTTLNGHSVSSGDWFADNIVGGGRSVSFSLFPSELIGRVTVHKGSQANLLDGGAEGVVDIETRKPLDFKKQFNAQASIGLVNSANSGKSDPQLSGLIAWKNDASTMGILVQAFHQKRTLSRAGQENQIWWDKVDVGSPIDSAIKGAGTANTATSPASGAVTNYLGGTAWFEQQRTREGGLIDFQFKPSKDVNIDITAFQSHLDAPNVNHNFMQSLGRFVGPSWATTGFPTSAVSGTLSQGVISQLSVGNPAGCVPCSGMSSSVQEIFSRPVAESQSQFFNIDGSFRVNDQLTLAGKIGTTKGLGNTISGAMGIWMPWTGGSYTVQGSDKPVIYVTPGADKFSIGGFNNGAPGTPGAPYTYGSHVTANDKEDYAQIDGTFKTSLASIPTVRFGFRAAEHKRDLTSIGNNALPGLSNAANLPMSGLTAFPAIFNDLGANGAGYWTFSQASVNAWLAQYTNYTGHLLQNEFSIKEPTQSAYVMADFAGEGISGNFGLRVARTSEQVTRNEIGASGNFEPRTYNNNYVDFLPSANFRMDLNKDMVARFSVSRTMARPELGQMAGLDLRDVQGTGNGGNPNLKPIRANTVDLGVEWYFAPKSMVSADLFYSALDGYVTYGSSTGTFYNQIQKKNTVYAMSTPINTQAEVKGLELAYIQALPAGFGINANYTYTLGKETGAAPGSKCGDLLAPDCTLIGTSKNAYNIGAFYEDGKFSARLTYSYRSGFLNGTSRNSAAYQNDIGTLSATLAYQINDSFSISLDGKDLNNPLVSSVWKTPGAADLPASLYKNGRQIFLTLHAKM; from the coding sequence ATGAGGAACAATTTAACGCCCGTGGCGTCCGCTGTTGCGGTACTGATCATGAGCGTTGCCATGCAGGCGCAAGCACAAGAGGCAGCAAAGCCCGCGGCGCCTCAAGAAGTGGTCGTAACTGGTATTCGCGCATCCCTGCAACAATCTTTGAATCAAAAGCGTAACGCTGATAACTTCGTTGAAGTGATCACTGCCGAAGACATCGGCAAGATGCCTGATAAAAACGTGGCTGACTCTCTGCAACGCGTTCCTGGCGTCAGCGTTGCTGCAGCCGGTGGCGGCGAAGGCAGCTTTGGTGAGAACGATCGCGTTGCCTTGCGCGGCACACCATTTGGCCTGACACTGACGACACTCAATGGTCACTCAGTATCGAGCGGCGACTGGTTTGCCGACAATATCGTTGGCGGTGGCCGCAGCGTCAGCTTCTCTTTGTTCCCATCCGAACTGATAGGCCGCGTAACAGTACATAAAGGTTCTCAAGCCAACCTGCTTGATGGCGGTGCTGAAGGTGTCGTCGATATCGAAACACGCAAGCCATTGGATTTCAAAAAGCAATTCAATGCACAGGCAAGTATTGGTCTGGTCAACTCTGCCAACTCCGGCAAATCTGATCCTCAGTTGAGCGGTCTGATCGCCTGGAAAAATGATGCATCTACCATGGGTATTCTGGTGCAAGCGTTCCACCAAAAACGTACTCTGAGCCGCGCTGGCCAAGAGAATCAAATCTGGTGGGATAAAGTTGATGTTGGCAGCCCTATCGATAGCGCCATCAAAGGTGCTGGTACAGCAAACACAGCAACATCGCCAGCTTCTGGCGCAGTCACCAACTATCTGGGTGGTACTGCCTGGTTTGAACAGCAACGTACCCGCGAAGGTGGTTTGATTGACTTCCAGTTCAAACCATCCAAAGATGTGAACATTGATATTACTGCATTCCAGTCCCATCTCGATGCACCTAACGTCAATCACAACTTCATGCAATCCCTGGGCCGTTTCGTCGGACCATCCTGGGCAACAACTGGTTTCCCAACCAGCGCTGTCAGTGGCACTTTGAGCCAGGGCGTTATTTCCCAATTATCCGTTGGCAATCCTGCCGGTTGCGTACCTTGCAGCGGCATGTCCAGCTCTGTTCAGGAAATTTTTTCCCGTCCTGTAGCCGAAAGCCAGTCTCAGTTCTTTAACATCGACGGCTCTTTCCGCGTCAATGATCAACTGACACTTGCCGGTAAAATCGGTACAACCAAAGGCCTGGGCAACACTATCAGTGGTGCGATGGGTATCTGGATGCCATGGACAGGTGGTAGCTACACAGTTCAGGGTTCTGACAAGCCTGTGATTTATGTCACACCTGGTGCTGACAAGTTCTCTATCGGTGGCTTTAACAATGGCGCACCTGGCACACCTGGAGCACCATACACTTACGGCTCACACGTAACCGCCAATGACAAGGAAGACTACGCACAAATCGACGGTACGTTCAAAACTTCTCTCGCCAGCATACCTACTGTGCGTTTTGGTTTCCGTGCTGCCGAACACAAGCGTGATCTGACTTCCATCGGCAATAATGCCTTGCCAGGTTTGAGCAATGCAGCCAATCTGCCTATGTCTGGCTTGACAGCCTTCCCAGCCATTTTCAATGATCTGGGTGCCAATGGTGCGGGTTACTGGACATTCTCTCAAGCTTCTGTGAATGCCTGGTTGGCACAATACACCAACTATACTGGCCACTTACTGCAAAATGAATTCTCCATTAAAGAACCAACACAATCTGCGTATGTGATGGCTGATTTTGCAGGCGAAGGCATCAGCGGTAATTTCGGTTTGCGTGTTGCCCGCACCAGCGAGCAAGTCACACGTAATGAGATCGGTGCTTCTGGCAATTTTGAACCACGTACCTATAACAACAATTATGTCGACTTCCTGCCAAGTGCAAACTTCCGCATGGATCTGAACAAAGACATGGTTGCCCGTTTCAGTGTTTCCCGCACGATGGCCCGTCCTGAACTGGGTCAAATGGCTGGTCTGGATCTGCGTGACGTTCAAGGTACAGGTAACGGTGGTAACCCTAACCTGAAACCTATCCGTGCCAATACTGTAGACCTGGGCGTAGAATGGTATTTCGCACCTAAGTCCATGGTGTCTGCTGACCTGTTCTACTCTGCTCTGGATGGCTATGTTACTTATGGCTCAAGCACAGGTACCTTCTACAACCAGATCCAGAAGAAAAACACTGTGTATGCAATGAGTACGCCTATCAATACCCAGGCTGAAGTCAAGGGTCTGGAACTGGCTTACATCCAGGCACTGCCAGCAGGTTTTGGTATCAACGCCAACTACACTTACACACTGGGTAAAGAAACAGGTGCAGCTCCTGGTTCCAAGTGCGGTGATTTGCTGGCTCCTGATTGCACGCTGATCGGTACTTCCAAAAATGCATACAACATCGGTGCATTCTATGAAGATGGCAAGTTCAGCGCGCGTCTGACATACAGCTATCGTTCCGGCTTCCTGAATGGTACCAGCCGTAACAGCGCTGCTTACCAGAATGATATCGGTACTTTGTCTGCAACACTGGCTTATCAGATCAATGACAGCTTCTCCATCTCTCTGGATGGCAAGGACCTCAACAATCCATTGGTCAGCTCTGTCTGGAAAACACCAGGCGCAGCAGATCTGCCAGCATCCCTGTACAAAAATGGCCGTCAAATCTTCCTGACTTTGCACGCGAAGATGTAA
- a CDS encoding tryptophan halogenase family protein, whose protein sequence is MTTQDSIKKILVVGGGSAGWMAALLIAHSVKDKGIQVSVIESETVGVIGVGEGSTPVMKRFFDTLEIHETEWMPECNATYKSGIAFDGWSSKPGHASYFHPFVTMVDNLTMPPFIENVKARLQGADVCALPNKFFLSAQLADSCLAPIADHNFPFFTTYGYHFDAMLLGKFLRKKALQTGIEHIKAHIDHARLDEKGNIAAVSLADGSELAADFFVDCSGFSALLIDKALKTPFVSYADNLLNDSAIAMPTDICDKIPTLTVSTAMKHGWAWKIPLQNRYGNGYVYSSAFTTADQAETELREKIGMLDSDTPARHLKMKLGRVEKHWNKNCLAVGLSQGFLEPLEATALYLTQMTAAIFCLFLEKGDLSEQAQQVYNQEINDYFDGHRNYIIAHYKTNTRTDTEYWKANAANLHRIPDSLKHIFSTWLEGRDLGDEIRRQNIEKYYPIASWYALLAGMGIFPDAEKKTTAGEQHQQYPLGDFIQRCALNFQDHRSFLAKQKPAM, encoded by the coding sequence ATGACTACACAAGACTCCATAAAAAAAATCCTGGTCGTCGGCGGCGGTTCTGCCGGTTGGATGGCAGCATTGCTGATTGCTCATTCCGTCAAGGACAAGGGCATACAGGTTTCCGTCATAGAATCCGAAACCGTTGGCGTCATTGGTGTAGGCGAAGGCTCAACACCAGTCATGAAGCGTTTCTTCGACACCCTGGAGATACATGAAACCGAATGGATGCCTGAATGCAATGCCACTTACAAAAGCGGTATTGCCTTTGATGGCTGGTCAAGCAAGCCCGGTCATGCGAGTTATTTCCACCCGTTTGTGACCATGGTCGATAATCTGACCATGCCACCCTTTATCGAAAACGTTAAAGCGCGCTTGCAAGGGGCAGATGTCTGTGCCTTGCCGAACAAGTTTTTTCTTTCGGCGCAACTGGCTGACAGTTGCCTTGCACCTATCGCAGATCATAACTTCCCTTTCTTTACGACTTATGGCTATCATTTCGATGCCATGCTGCTTGGCAAATTCCTGCGCAAGAAAGCCTTGCAGACAGGCATAGAGCATATCAAGGCACATATCGATCACGCCCGCCTGGATGAAAAAGGGAATATCGCCGCCGTCAGTCTGGCAGATGGCAGTGAACTGGCAGCGGATTTCTTTGTTGACTGTTCAGGTTTCTCTGCTCTACTGATAGACAAGGCACTGAAAACACCTTTTGTCAGCTACGCAGACAATCTGCTCAATGATTCGGCGATAGCCATGCCCACCGACATATGCGACAAGATTCCCACGTTGACCGTATCCACTGCCATGAAGCATGGCTGGGCCTGGAAGATTCCACTGCAAAATCGCTATGGCAATGGTTATGTGTATAGCTCGGCTTTTACGACGGCAGATCAGGCAGAGACAGAATTGCGCGAAAAAATTGGCATGCTTGATTCCGACACGCCAGCACGTCATCTGAAGATGAAACTCGGCCGTGTGGAGAAACACTGGAACAAGAATTGTCTGGCTGTCGGACTGTCACAGGGTTTCCTCGAACCGCTGGAGGCGACGGCGCTTTACCTGACGCAAATGACCGCTGCGATCTTTTGCCTGTTCCTGGAAAAAGGTGATTTGAGCGAACAGGCTCAACAAGTCTATAACCAGGAAATCAACGATTATTTTGACGGACACAGGAATTACATCATCGCCCATTACAAAACCAATACCCGGACAGATACAGAATACTGGAAGGCCAACGCGGCCAACCTGCACAGAATACCTGATTCACTCAAGCACATCTTTTCAACCTGGCTGGAAGGCCGTGATCTGGGCGATGAAATACGCCGTCAGAATATCGAGAAGTATTACCCGATAGCCTCCTGGTACGCTTTGCTGGCGGGCATGGGCATATTCCCCGATGCAGAAAAGAAAACAACCGCTGGTGAACAGCACCAACAATACCCACTCGGTGATTTCATCCAGCGTTGCGCACTGAATTTCCAGGATCACCGCAGTTTTTTAGCTAAGCAAAAGCCTGCCATGTAG